In Candidatus Chlorohelix allophototropha, one DNA window encodes the following:
- a CDS encoding thiolase family protein, producing MSNVAKIGTPLSELGDNEAVIVSSVRTPVGRASKGSLKDMRADDLAAIAINGAVERVLGLNKADIEDVILGCAMPEGEQGLNVARCAAILAGLPDVVPGVTVNRFCASGLQAITFAAQQIMLGIGDVYVAGGVECTSRVPMGGMNPSFNRKLIGKTPPFPNVYIPMGMTAENVARRFEVSRQIQDEFALASHMKAARAQKEGYFDAEIIPVTIPNGSVVTKDDGPRADTTLQKLAELKPVFIEGGSVTAGNSSPLNDGAAATVLMSMRKARELGLQPLARIVSFAVSGLEPEIMGIGPVSAVTKLLSRVGLKIEDIDIVELNEAFAVQAYEVCRQLKIDIDLQLNPKGGAIALGHPLGCSGARIMATLVNDLHQFDKHIGIETMCVGGGQGYATLVERLN from the coding sequence ATGAGCAATGTGGCTAAAATCGGAACACCCCTCAGTGAATTGGGTGATAATGAAGCGGTTATCGTTAGTTCAGTGAGAACTCCAGTTGGTCGTGCCAGTAAAGGATCATTAAAAGATATGCGCGCCGATGACCTTGCAGCAATTGCAATAAATGGCGCGGTTGAACGTGTACTCGGATTGAACAAAGCCGATATTGAAGATGTGATTTTGGGATGCGCTATGCCTGAAGGCGAACAGGGTTTGAATGTAGCCCGTTGCGCCGCGATTCTAGCCGGTTTGCCGGATGTAGTACCGGGTGTAACGGTGAATCGCTTTTGTGCCAGCGGCTTGCAAGCAATTACCTTTGCCGCTCAACAAATTATGCTTGGCATCGGCGATGTGTATGTGGCAGGTGGCGTAGAATGTACCAGCCGTGTACCGATGGGTGGTATGAACCCCAGCTTTAACCGCAAACTGATCGGTAAAACGCCACCCTTCCCCAATGTCTATATCCCCATGGGTATGACTGCCGAAAACGTGGCGCGTCGTTTTGAAGTGTCCCGTCAGATACAGGATGAATTTGCGCTAGCCAGCCATATGAAAGCAGCGCGGGCGCAAAAAGAAGGCTATTTTGATGCCGAAATTATACCTGTTACTATTCCTAATGGTTCGGTAGTTACAAAAGATGATGGACCGCGGGCAGATACCACCTTACAAAAGCTGGCTGAATTAAAGCCCGTCTTTATCGAGGGCGGTTCGGTTACAGCCGGGAATAGCAGCCCTTTGAACGATGGCGCGGCTGCTACGGTCTTAATGAGTATGCGTAAGGCGCGAGAGCTTGGCTTGCAACCGTTAGCAAGAATAGTAAGTTTTGCCGTATCGGGACTAGAGCCGGAAATTATGGGAATCGGCCCGGTCTCGGCTGTTACAAAACTGCTCAGCCGTGTAGGGTTAAAAATAGAAGATATTGATATAGTAGAACTAAACGAGGCATTTGCGGTTCAGGCATACGAAGTTTGCCGCCAGTTGAAGATTGATATAGATTTGCAACTCAACCCCAAAGGTGGGGCGATTGCGCTTGGGCATCCTTTGGGTTGCAGCGGGGCGCGCATCATGGCTACCCTAGTAAATGATTTGCACCAGTTTGACAAGCATATCGGAATCGAAACGATGTGCGTTGGTGGCGGGCAAGGCTACGCTACGCTGGTGGAAAGACTGAACTAA
- a CDS encoding hybrid sensor histidine kinase/response regulator, translating into MVKILVIEDEEQIREEVMDWLQFEGYEVSGAANGRLGLEAIQREVPDLIICDIAMPELDGHDVLIEVRSNSTLNHIPFVFLTAAADHDAVRKGMTLGADDYLTKPFTHAEVLNTIRTRLEKRAAQEKQMQSQIEILNTALSEEREKRLLNSRLVAMFSHDFRNPLTCILSSSDILRNYETRLSTEQKAQQFDLINGSVYLLLQMLEDMLMVAEMERNHLEYAPRQLDLKAFVKDLIDEFRLIDQDSHILTFHSGLQGSVEADSKLIRQILTNLISNAIKYSTVRSEVIVTLSEKYNKINLVVEDQGIGIPEEGLANLFEPFYRATNAKNVKGTGLGLSIVKECVECHSGSIRVESQLGKGTIFAVELPLVRG; encoded by the coding sequence ATGGTTAAAATATTGGTAATTGAAGATGAAGAGCAAATTCGTGAGGAGGTAATGGACTGGCTTCAATTTGAGGGGTACGAAGTAAGTGGCGCAGCAAATGGACGACTTGGACTAGAAGCCATTCAAAGAGAAGTCCCCGACCTCATTATATGCGATATTGCTATGCCAGAACTGGACGGGCATGATGTTCTGATTGAAGTGCGTTCCAATTCGACTCTCAATCATATTCCTTTTGTTTTCCTGACTGCCGCTGCCGATCACGATGCTGTACGTAAGGGTATGACTCTAGGCGCGGATGATTATCTGACTAAACCGTTCACCCATGCCGAAGTGCTAAATACCATTCGAACGAGGTTGGAAAAGAGAGCAGCGCAAGAAAAGCAGATGCAGAGTCAGATTGAAATACTCAATACCGCTTTGAGCGAAGAACGCGAGAAACGTTTGCTAAACTCACGGCTGGTAGCCATGTTTTCTCATGATTTTCGCAATCCCCTGACTTGTATTCTCTCATCCTCAGATATACTTCGAAACTATGAAACTCGCTTATCCACAGAGCAAAAGGCACAACAATTTGATCTCATTAATGGATCAGTGTATTTGCTGCTCCAAATGCTTGAGGACATGCTTATGGTAGCAGAGATGGAAAGGAATCATCTGGAATACGCTCCCCGACAACTGGATCTAAAGGCTTTTGTCAAAGACCTTATTGATGAATTTCGATTGATTGATCAGGATAGCCACATCTTGACCTTTCACAGCGGTTTACAAGGTTCGGTAGAAGCGGATTCAAAGCTCATACGCCAGATACTCACTAATTTGATTTCAAATGCGATCAAGTATTCTACCGTCAGGTCTGAAGTCATAGTAACGCTGTCTGAAAAGTACAACAAAATTAATCTTGTAGTAGAAGATCAGGGTATTGGTATCCCCGAAGAGGGCTTGGCAAATCTGTTTGAGCCGTTTTATCGAGCGACAAATGCCAAAAATGTGAAAGGGACGGGGTTAGGTTTAAGCATTGTCAAAGAGTGTGTAGAATGTCATAGCGGAAGTATCAGGGTAGAAAGCCAGCTTGGTAAAGGAACGATTTTCGCCGTAGAGTTGCCGCTCGTGCGAGGCTAG
- a CDS encoding 3-hydroxyacyl-CoA dehydrogenase/enoyl-CoA hydratase family protein, producing the protein MPEIKKVAVLGSGVMGSGIAAHLANAGIPSLMLDIVPDKLTPEEEKRGLSLNSPAVRNRFATQGLQTALKANPAAFFVSKGAELVTIGNFEDDWSKLAECDWIIEVVVERLDIKKQVFKRVAEIAHPAAIISSNTSGISIQAMAEGLPEEFQKRFMVTHFFNPVRYMKLLEIVPHPNSDPSLIEFMRRFGEDTLGKGVIICKDTPNFIGNRIGIYGMMSTLKRMSENSLRVEEVDAILGRASGRPKSAAFRTSDLVGLDTSLHVARNVYDNAPDDPERDLFLTPDWVQQMADKRWLGDKTGQGFYKKVKDAKGKSTILSLNPQTFEYEAQVETPLADTKLEEAARRSDARKRLETLAYLDDRAGKFGWTVLADTLLYTAKIAPQIADDIQAIDQAMKWGYNWDLGIFESWDAIGPLKSVQKMRAEGREIPQWLVEFINRGQDYFYIEQNGRKRMWDFNEGRYVAIPERTDLISLASLKKDKANILRSNDSASLIDLGDGVLCLEFTSKMNTIDPEMVQLGMWSLNKLNTDDKWKGMVIGNEGSDFCAGANLFLAVMAANSGEFGQIEQMVKATQDWCMAIKYSQKPIVVAPFGRTLGGGCEITMAGTRIRAYAETYIGQVEVGPGLIPGAGGNKELLIRNIERMRGMTGPFPPVQKTFEAISYAKVSTSAEEARSIGFLRKTDRITLNKARLISDAKADVLELANQEGGYKPPQPFSFKLPGEGGYLAGEQLIEGLEMTKAISKHDGVIARKLLFVLTGGTEASPVREVSEQYLLDLEREAFVELCKLPKTQERMQYILMHGGKALRN; encoded by the coding sequence ATGCCTGAAATAAAGAAAGTGGCAGTGCTAGGGTCAGGCGTGATGGGCAGCGGAATTGCCGCGCACCTTGCAAACGCCGGTATCCCATCCCTGATGCTGGATATTGTGCCGGATAAATTAACCCCCGAAGAAGAGAAGCGTGGGTTAAGCCTCAACTCCCCCGCCGTTAGAAATAGGTTTGCCACTCAGGGTTTGCAAACCGCACTAAAAGCAAACCCCGCTGCCTTTTTTGTATCCAAAGGGGCAGAGTTGGTCACTATCGGCAATTTTGAGGATGATTGGTCAAAACTTGCCGAGTGCGATTGGATAATCGAAGTTGTGGTTGAACGACTTGATATAAAAAAGCAAGTCTTTAAAAGAGTGGCAGAGATCGCTCACCCTGCTGCCATTATCAGTTCCAATACCAGTGGTATTTCTATCCAAGCGATGGCAGAGGGCTTGCCCGAAGAATTTCAGAAGCGCTTCATGGTGACACACTTTTTCAATCCGGTGCGCTACATGAAGTTGCTCGAAATAGTGCCGCATCCCAATTCCGACCCTTCGCTGATTGAGTTTATGCGCCGATTTGGCGAAGATACGCTCGGTAAGGGCGTAATTATCTGCAAGGATACTCCCAACTTTATCGGCAATCGCATTGGTATCTACGGCATGATGTCCACCTTAAAGCGCATGTCGGAAAATAGCCTGCGGGTAGAAGAAGTGGATGCAATATTGGGACGCGCCAGCGGACGACCTAAAAGCGCGGCTTTTCGTACCAGCGATCTGGTAGGACTCGATACCAGTTTGCATGTAGCCCGTAACGTTTATGACAATGCCCCTGACGACCCGGAGCGCGATTTATTTCTGACACCGGATTGGGTTCAGCAGATGGCAGACAAACGTTGGTTGGGCGATAAAACCGGGCAGGGCTTTTACAAGAAGGTGAAGGATGCAAAGGGCAAATCTACGATTCTGTCGTTGAACCCTCAGACTTTCGAATATGAAGCACAGGTAGAAACTCCCCTCGCTGATACCAAACTAGAAGAGGCAGCACGGCGCAGTGATGCCCGCAAACGTCTTGAGACGCTTGCCTATTTGGATGATCGCGCCGGTAAGTTCGGATGGACGGTACTGGCAGACACGCTGCTTTATACTGCTAAAATCGCGCCGCAGATTGCCGATGACATCCAAGCGATTGATCAGGCGATGAAGTGGGGCTATAACTGGGATTTGGGGATTTTCGAGTCGTGGGATGCAATCGGGCCGCTCAAGAGCGTGCAAAAAATGAGAGCAGAAGGGCGCGAAATCCCTCAGTGGTTGGTCGAATTTATCAATCGCGGGCAAGATTATTTCTATATTGAGCAAAACGGACGCAAGCGCATGTGGGATTTCAACGAAGGACGTTACGTGGCTATACCGGAACGTACTGACCTGATAAGCCTTGCGAGTCTGAAGAAGGATAAAGCAAATATTCTGCGCTCAAATGATAGCGCCAGCCTTATTGACCTCGGTGATGGTGTTTTGTGCCTTGAATTCACCAGCAAGATGAATACCATTGACCCTGAAATGGTTCAACTGGGTATGTGGTCGCTTAATAAGCTCAATACCGATGACAAGTGGAAAGGTATGGTCATCGGCAACGAGGGCAGCGATTTCTGCGCCGGGGCTAACCTTTTTCTAGCGGTAATGGCGGCTAATAGCGGCGAATTTGGGCAGATTGAGCAAATGGTTAAAGCTACGCAGGATTGGTGCATGGCTATCAAGTATTCGCAAAAACCGATAGTAGTTGCGCCTTTTGGCAGAACGCTAGGCGGCGGTTGCGAAATCACGATGGCAGGCACACGAATACGGGCTTATGCCGAAACCTACATCGGTCAAGTTGAGGTTGGTCCGGGTTTGATTCCCGGTGCGGGCGGTAATAAGGAATTGCTCATTCGCAATATCGAGCGCATGCGCGGAATGACTGGTCCCTTCCCGCCGGTTCAAAAAACCTTTGAGGCAATCTCTTATGCCAAAGTCAGTACCAGTGCAGAAGAGGCGCGTTCCATTGGTTTCCTACGCAAAACCGACCGAATTACTCTGAACAAGGCTCGCTTGATTTCAGACGCTAAAGCAGATGTACTGGAACTGGCAAATCAGGAGGGCGGTTACAAGCCCCCCCAACCGTTTAGTTTCAAGCTACCCGGCGAGGGCGGCTATTTGGCGGGTGAGCAACTGATTGAGGGTTTGGAAATGACCAAAGCTATCAGTAAGCACGATGGTGTTATAGCCCGCAAGTTGTTGTTTGTGCTTACCGGAGGGACAGAGGCAAGCCCGGTACGAGAAGTAAGCGAACAGTATCTGCTCGATTTAGAGCGGGAAGCTTTCGTAGAACTCTGCAAATTGCCAAAAACGCAGGAACGTATGCAATATATCCTTATGCACGGGGGTAAAGCGCTACGCAATTGA
- a CDS encoding PAS domain S-box protein: MHQSKIVESEKNNILIIADSLSAAETLVALLRDSAKIDFEYRHSKTAGELEIALTERKWAVILCDFVLTSLSASTVIKLIKRSHPTTPIILVSDRATVHDAVDMMRLGAFGFVEKSDYTRLIGFVRQALENRQLIKESYYESIVESQTELICRYDANFRLTFVNRAYSEWYAQPSEALLGSNILDKIPAEYRERAIAHVKTLTFDSPVAKLAYQDSMPGQNPRWIEWTNRAIFDKSGRFIECQSVGRDITAHKIIEETLRIKESALDSSITPYAISDLEGRLTYVNPAFLKLWKFTTEQEVIGQVVLSFWESPIEAQKIVEALGERGYFFGELVARLNDGTNADIELVASLVTDTSGKPVCMMASFMDITQRKQSEQALRISEEKFSKIFSASPDSIVITSIEDGLYVDANESFLRTMGYSREEVIGYSALELNIWVTPEDRNQVGQELLKHGFIHNMEAQYRSKSGENLIGLLSAEVIELSGKRCLLSLVRDITERKKIEEKLRYSEAQQKALLSATPDLLFRITPAGIFVDFHGHKTDLLVPPEAFIGKHIQDILPSWVANRALEAIKQVDTTRQPITFEYEMLFQADIHFFEARFVPLDNTDEVLTIIRDITARKKAEEALRGSEEKYRSLIESSDAAISMVDATGHYLYLNRIAAVPFGVAPEQLIGKTVHELFPPSQANDIIADINRVITLEKGIVLEPEVTLAGKPAWFRTSMQPIRDSTGKPYAALIYASEITDKKLAEIALKANEEKYRSLIESSEATIAMFDEKGKLLYANEIAARQLHFTAETIVGKYMQELFLPAVANYQLASIQEVIKTGKGKVNEARGIVAGEEHWHRTNIQPVRDAFGNITAGLINSIDITEQKKAEETLRTSEKRYRQMFELNGLPKLIVDPQTGRIMDANPAAEKFYGYDLATLKNLHIFDLSLAPSEIIKDTMWHAAVSQILSFISVHRGANGILRDVEVYSGPLEIEGKQFLYSTIIDITEKQRAKAALQEARDLLEQRVVERTAELEKVKDRLEAIFNHSGDGILLLDIEHGIQQANYAFDTLFDVAATSYLDMKLTAFVNPEDASKLEAIVQEVAATHRTRHLETQAKRADGASFEAEISIAPVNRSDKAVSNLVCIIRDITERKQAEVALQKYAAEIYDLYNNAPTGYHSLDSDGFFVQINDTELRWLGYSREEVINKQRVLDFLTPSSQATFRKNFPILKEQGWLKDIEIEFKRKNGTTFPVIVNATAIKNEKGEFVLSRTTIFDITELKKAQQAIAEERNLLRTVIDAVPDYIYFKDTKHRLILSNLSHIKSLKSINLDEVVGKTDFELFPADMAAKFQEDEEQLFRTETRILNLEERSIGQDGTEIWALTTKVPFRNLKGELVGLVGITRDITHIKANEVALLESEQRYRTTIAAMSEGIVLQRGDGAIQLCNSAAERLLGLTTDKILGRTSTDPTWRCVHEDGSPFPGETHPAMIALHTGKPQSNVQMGIHKPDNTVSWLLVNSQPLIDTSQEQPYAVVTTFADITERKEAEAELESKRQAELQMQVYLKTLHDITIRLNRTDTLDEFYRCVVEQGLEHFGFERIGLLLYNSKTAVASGTYGTDIYGNLVTEQHLQLDVNSLTGILTRTLDRNERFAFDEKAELFDNLKPIGIGQNAAAALWNGEALGWLTVDNGVYHKPITQAQLDILVLYALTVGSLMARKHAEFALRESEEKFRMFIESAPISTIVVNTNGKIVLVNKEVEKLFGYKRAELVGQSVEVLVPENSRNSDQRRRSAFMTIPTNRSTDIQEHYARRKDGSIFPVDFKLSYIDTQPAPLVMTFVIDITQRKLAEQSLKQSLAQEKELVELKSRFVSMASHEFRTPLAAILATTETLSTYREKMDGTQIDARLDKIRQQVMHMKDIMEDVLHLARFQAGRIEFKPTRSDLDRLCQEIIEEYESQEHYNQGRIAYESSNSPLMVDYDERLMRQVIGNLVSNALKYSPKEKSIGVSLTYNNGQIVMKVQDDGIGIPSDDLKRLFEPFHRATNVGTISGTGLGLSIAKQAVELHSGTITFESQVGKGTTFIVIFPVKDAIHG, from the coding sequence ATGCACCAATCAAAGATTGTAGAATCTGAGAAAAATAACATTCTTATTATCGCTGATTCCCTATCCGCTGCTGAAACCCTAGTTGCACTACTGCGGGATTCTGCAAAAATTGACTTCGAGTATCGCCATAGCAAAACTGCCGGAGAGCTTGAAATAGCCCTGACTGAGCGCAAGTGGGCTGTAATCTTGTGCGATTTTGTGCTAACCTCGCTAAGCGCCAGCACCGTAATTAAATTGATCAAGCGCTCCCACCCCACCACCCCAATTATCCTTGTTTCAGATAGGGCAACGGTGCATGACGCGGTAGATATGATGCGTTTAGGCGCATTCGGGTTCGTTGAAAAATCAGATTACACTCGTCTGATAGGATTTGTCAGGCAGGCGCTCGAAAACAGGCAATTAATAAAAGAATCGTACTACGAGAGCATTGTCGAATCCCAGACAGAGCTTATCTGTCGTTATGATGCCAATTTTCGGCTGACCTTTGTTAATCGTGCCTACAGCGAATGGTATGCGCAGCCTAGCGAAGCTCTATTGGGTAGTAATATTCTGGATAAGATTCCAGCAGAATATCGAGAGCGGGCAATTGCCCATGTCAAAACCTTAACATTTGATAGTCCCGTTGCAAAACTCGCTTATCAAGATAGTATGCCCGGTCAAAATCCTCGCTGGATTGAATGGACAAACCGGGCTATATTCGATAAAAGTGGTCGCTTTATCGAATGTCAAAGTGTTGGGCGCGATATCACCGCACACAAAATAATCGAGGAAACGCTTAGAATAAAAGAGAGCGCCCTAGACTCGTCAATAACCCCATATGCAATATCCGATCTTGAAGGTCGCCTAACCTACGTAAACCCTGCCTTTCTGAAACTATGGAAATTTACCACCGAACAGGAAGTGATTGGGCAAGTGGTGTTAAGTTTTTGGGAGTCTCCCATTGAAGCGCAGAAAATTGTAGAGGCGCTTGGTGAGCGAGGCTATTTCTTCGGCGAGTTGGTTGCGCGTTTGAATGACGGTACTAACGCCGATATTGAGTTAGTGGCGAGCCTTGTCACCGATACGAGCGGAAAGCCCGTCTGTATGATGGCTTCATTTATGGATATTACGCAGCGCAAACAGTCTGAACAAGCACTGCGTATCTCAGAGGAGAAATTTTCAAAAATTTTCTCCGCCAGTCCGGATTCCATCGTCATAACTTCCATCGAGGATGGACTTTATGTGGATGCAAATGAAAGTTTTTTGCGAACTATGGGATACAGCCGCGAGGAGGTTATTGGGTATTCGGCGCTTGAGCTTAACATCTGGGTAACCCCAGAGGATCGCAATCAGGTGGGGCAAGAGTTGCTGAAACATGGGTTTATACACAATATGGAAGCGCAATATCGCTCCAAATCCGGTGAAAATCTAATTGGGCTTTTATCAGCAGAAGTTATCGAGCTGAGTGGAAAACGCTGCTTATTATCGTTAGTGAGGGATATTACCGAACGAAAAAAGATTGAAGAAAAGCTACGCTACAGTGAAGCACAACAGAAAGCGTTACTTTCCGCAACCCCTGATTTATTATTTCGTATAACGCCTGCCGGAATATTTGTAGATTTTCATGGTCACAAAACCGATTTGCTAGTTCCACCGGAAGCTTTTATCGGCAAACATATTCAGGACATTTTACCCTCATGGGTTGCGAATCGTGCGCTGGAGGCAATTAAGCAGGTTGACACCACAAGACAACCGATAACTTTCGAATATGAGATGCTCTTTCAAGCAGATATACATTTCTTTGAAGCGCGTTTTGTACCGCTGGATAATACAGATGAAGTTCTGACGATTATTCGCGATATAACCGCTCGCAAAAAAGCAGAGGAAGCCTTACGAGGCAGCGAAGAAAAGTATCGCAGCCTGATTGAAAGCTCAGATGCTGCAATTTCGATGGTTGATGCCACCGGGCACTATTTGTATTTGAATAGAATCGCTGCCGTTCCTTTTGGCGTAGCGCCTGAGCAACTGATAGGCAAAACCGTGCATGAATTATTCCCGCCCTCACAAGCTAACGATATAATTGCTGATATAAATCGTGTTATAACCCTCGAAAAAGGCATAGTCCTTGAACCTGAAGTGACCCTTGCCGGGAAACCAGCTTGGTTTCGTACCAGTATGCAACCGATACGGGATAGCACGGGAAAGCCTTATGCCGCGCTGATTTACGCCAGCGAAATTACCGACAAAAAATTGGCTGAAATTGCGTTGAAGGCGAATGAAGAAAAATATCGTAGTTTGATCGAAAGTTCTGAAGCTACAATCGCCATGTTTGATGAAAAGGGCAAGCTACTTTATGCGAATGAAATCGCAGCACGCCAATTGCATTTCACAGCGGAAACAATAGTCGGCAAGTATATGCAAGAACTTTTCCTTCCCGCTGTGGCAAACTATCAGTTGGCATCCATTCAAGAAGTTATAAAGACCGGCAAGGGAAAGGTAAATGAAGCCCGGGGAATAGTAGCCGGTGAAGAACACTGGCACCGTACCAATATTCAGCCTGTACGGGATGCTTTCGGTAATATTACGGCAGGACTTATCAATTCCATCGACATTACCGAGCAAAAAAAAGCCGAAGAAACCCTACGTACTAGCGAAAAACGCTACCGCCAGATGTTCGAGCTTAACGGTTTGCCAAAGCTGATTGTTGACCCTCAAACCGGAAGAATTATGGATGCCAATCCGGCAGCAGAGAAATTCTATGGCTATGATTTAGCCACTCTCAAAAACCTCCATATCTTCGATCTAAGTCTTGCACCATCCGAAATAATCAAAGACACTATGTGGCATGCAGCAGTTTCCCAGATATTATCATTTATATCGGTGCATCGTGGCGCAAATGGTATTCTTCGCGATGTAGAAGTGTACTCGGGACCACTCGAAATCGAGGGTAAACAGTTTCTTTATTCTACAATAATAGACATTACCGAAAAACAGCGGGCAAAAGCAGCTTTGCAGGAAGCGCGAGATTTGCTCGAACAGCGCGTGGTCGAACGTACAGCAGAGTTAGAAAAAGTCAAAGATCGGCTTGAAGCGATTTTCAACCACAGTGGCGATGGCATTCTTCTGCTAGATATTGAACACGGTATTCAGCAGGCTAACTATGCCTTTGATACGCTCTTCGATGTTGCCGCTACTAGTTATCTAGATATGAAACTGACCGCATTTGTGAACCCAGAAGATGCCTCCAAGCTCGAAGCGATTGTTCAGGAAGTGGCAGCAACACACCGAACACGTCATCTAGAGACACAGGCAAAACGGGCTGATGGTGCAAGTTTCGAGGCTGAAATCAGCATTGCCCCGGTAAACCGCTCAGATAAGGCAGTAAGTAATTTGGTTTGCATTATTCGCGACATCACCGAGCGAAAACAAGCGGAAGTGGCGCTTCAAAAATATGCGGCGGAAATTTATGACCTGTACAATAATGCCCCAACGGGCTATCATTCCCTTGATAGCGATGGCTTTTTTGTACAAATCAATGATACCGAATTGCGCTGGTTGGGTTATAGTCGAGAAGAAGTTATCAATAAGCAGAGGGTTTTGGACTTTCTCACGCCCTCTAGTCAAGCAACCTTCAGGAAGAATTTCCCTATCTTAAAAGAACAAGGCTGGCTCAAGGATATCGAAATTGAGTTCAAACGCAAAAATGGCACTACTTTTCCAGTAATTGTAAATGCAACAGCCATAAAAAATGAAAAAGGTGAGTTTGTTCTAAGCCGTACTACTATATTTGATATTACCGAACTCAAAAAGGCGCAGCAGGCAATCGCGGAGGAACGTAATCTACTCAGAACAGTGATTGATGCCGTACCCGATTATATCTACTTCAAAGATACTAAACATCGCCTTATTTTGAGCAATCTTTCACATATCAAATCTCTCAAATCTATTAATCTAGATGAAGTAGTGGGTAAGACTGATTTTGAGTTGTTCCCGGCAGATATGGCGGCGAAGTTTCAAGAGGACGAAGAACAGCTTTTTAGAACTGAAACTCGCATCCTAAACCTTGAAGAACGTTCTATTGGACAGGATGGAACTGAAATCTGGGCATTGACCACAAAAGTACCGTTTCGAAATCTAAAAGGTGAGCTAGTTGGACTTGTGGGAATCACGCGGGATATCACCCACATAAAAGCCAACGAAGTTGCCTTGCTAGAAAGCGAACAGCGTTATCGTACAACTATCGCCGCTATGTCTGAAGGTATCGTGTTGCAGAGGGGAGATGGGGCTATTCAACTTTGTAATAGCGCTGCCGAACGTCTGCTAGGTTTGACAACTGACAAAATACTAGGGCGAACTTCTACTGACCCTACATGGCGATGTGTTCACGAAGACGGCTCGCCTTTTCCCGGCGAGACCCACCCTGCTATGATTGCCCTTCATACTGGGAAACCACAATCAAACGTGCAAATGGGTATTCATAAACCCGATAACACCGTGAGTTGGCTTTTAGTTAATTCCCAACCACTTATTGATACCAGCCAAGAACAACCTTATGCCGTTGTTACAACTTTTGCTGACATCACCGAGCGTAAAGAGGCTGAAGCGGAGCTAGAAAGCAAGCGGCAAGCAGAACTTCAGATGCAAGTATATCTTAAAACGCTTCACGATATTACCATTCGTCTCAATCGCACCGACACACTGGATGAGTTCTACCGCTGTGTCGTGGAACAAGGGCTGGAACATTTTGGTTTTGAACGTATAGGGTTGTTATTGTATAATTCCAAAACGGCAGTTGCCAGCGGCACTTATGGAACCGACATATACGGCAACCTCGTAACTGAGCAGCACCTTCAATTGGATGTCAATAGCCTGACAGGTATTCTTACAAGAACGCTAGATCGCAACGAACGCTTTGCCTTCGATGAAAAAGCCGAACTGTTTGATAATCTCAAACCAATTGGAATAGGTCAGAATGCAGCAGCCGCTTTGTGGAATGGCGAAGCGCTGGGCTGGTTGACAGTGGATAATGGGGTTTATCATAAACCAATTACACAAGCCCAACTTGATATTTTGGTGCTTTATGCGCTTACGGTAGGCTCCCTGATGGCACGCAAACACGCCGAATTTGCCTTGCGGGAGAGCGAAGAGAAATTCAGGATGTTTATTGAATCGGCGCCAATCTCAACCATTGTAGTTAATACAAATGGAAAGATTGTGCTTGTCAACAAAGAGGTTGAAAAACTCTTCGGTTATAAGCGTGCTGAATTGGTAGGGCAGAGTGTTGAAGTGCTTGTGCCAGAAAATTCCAGAAATAGTGATCAGAGGCGACGCTCCGCTTTTATGACAATACCAACGAATCGCTCTACTGATATACAGGAGCATTATGCACGCCGCAAAGACGGTAGCATTTTTCCGGTTGATTTCAAATTGAGCTACATTGATACTCAACCTGCCCCCTTGGTGATGACTTTCGTAATCGATATTACCCAAAGAAAACTGGCGGAACAGTCTTTGAAACAGTCGCTGGCACAAGAGAAAGAACTGGTTGAACTCAAATCGCGCTTTGTTTCGATGGCATCACATGAATTCCGCACTCCACTGGCAGCAATTCTGGCTACCACTGAAACCCTCTCTACTTATCGAGAAAAAATGGATGGGACACAAATCGATGCTAGATTGGACAAAATTCGTCAACAAGTAATGCATATGAAAGATATTATGGAAGATGTCCTACATCTGGCACGTTTTCAGGCAGGGCGTATTGAATTCAAACCCACGCGGTCTGATCTGGATAGGCTGTGCCAGGAAATTATCGAAGAATATGAAAGTCAGGAGCACTATAATCAAGGGCGCATTGCTTATGAGTCTTCTAATTCGCCTCTAATGGTTGATTATGATGAACGTTTAATGCGTCAGGTTATCGGTAATCTTGTTTCTAACGCGCTGAAATATTCGCCTAAAGAAAAATCTATCGGGGTTAGCCTGACTTACAATAATGGGCAAATAGTAATGAAGGTACAGGACGACGGTATTGGTATCCCTTCCGATGATTTAAAACGCCTGTTTGAGCCGTTTCATCGCGCTACGAATGTCGGCACTATCTCCGGCACCGGTCTGGGATTAAGTATTGCCAAACAGGCAGTTGAACTGCACAGTGGTACTATTACCTTCGAAAGTCAGGTAGGAAAAGGCACTACATTTATTGTAATCTTTCCGGTGAAGGATGCTATCCATGGTTAA